The Apium graveolens cultivar Ventura chromosome 6, ASM990537v1, whole genome shotgun sequence genome contains a region encoding:
- the LOC141668224 gene encoding eukaryotic translation initiation factor 5A-4-like isoform X1, protein MPKAKPVVYKVKVRDAITYILIKDHPCKILQITTPVANEKHLFVAIDIFSGKVFKAIFPLFGTCLVPRVTHTDYQLVDISDTDPYVTVLDDKGNIKDDLERPTDKALLSKINSGIIERKDVYVTVVSALGKEKIIASNILDPE, encoded by the exons ATGCCTAAGGCCAAGCCCGTGGTATATAAAGTTAAAGTTAGAGATGCCATTACTTATATTCTCATCAAAGACCACCCCTGCAAG ATTCTACAAATTACAACTCCAGTTGCTAATGAAAAACACCTGTTCGTTGCCATCGACATCTTCAGCGGGAAAGTGTTCAAAGCTATTTTCCCCCTATTCGGCACTTGTCTT GTCCCTCGTGTCACCCATACTGACTATCAGCTTGTTGATATATCTGACACTGACCCATAT GTGACCGTGCTTGATGACAAAGGGAACATAAAGGATGATCTAGAGCGTCCAACTGACAAGGCTCTCCTTTCAAAG ATAAACTCTGGAATCATAGAGAGGAAAGATGTGTATGTGACTGTCGTGTCTGCCCTGGGAAAGGAGAAGATCATTGCTTCAAACATATTGGACCCAGAGTAA
- the LOC141668026 gene encoding uncharacterized protein LOC141668026 codes for MAYESSEADEEACKTLAPNSLEGISILEVYSVTYLGSSLVKPKDQIGTICIEANNTLYYLYYETEVDEGKPSIKHGDQLCIEDVGPIYPFTSLDLNYDLFSGKFKGTEDVVAYYPNSGNWLENPILRSPDSYMGHISILLGCFPNATVANIKVMLLSLSPDATATVRGLVKTTNSKFDHLACTSYLFSQNSDTAIEVRRNGLIPLSKSRVGVPLDSELYVDINLFCDGCSYNGTATFTPKTEETDSCIVDGQILVKVNWNCDEHSNDFTDEDSDEDSDFTEEDTNFTDEFEYYYASENENDNEYNTKYEILETVP; via the exons ATGGCTTATGAGTCGTCTGAGGCGGATGAAGAAGCTTGCAAGACCCTCGCACCTAAT AGCTTGGAGGGAATCTCCATACTGGAGGTATATTCGGTGACATACCTAGGCAGTTCTCTGGTAAAGCCTAAGGATCAGATTGGTACAATCTGTATAGAGGCTAACAACACTCTCTATTATTTATATTATGAAACTGAGGTTGACGAAGGTAAACCATCAATTAAACACGGGGATCAGCTATGTATTGAGGATGTAGGACCAATCTACCCCTTCACATCACTTGATCTCAACTATGATCTCTTTTCTGGTAAATTCAAGGGCACTGAAGATGTAGTTGCCTATTATCCAAATTCTGGGAATTGGTTAGAGAACCCAATTCTGAGATCGCCTGATAGCTACATGGGACATATCTCCATTCTGTTAGGTTGTTTCCCCAATGCTACAGTAGCCAATATAAAAGTTATGTTACTGTCACTTTCACCTGATGCCACAGCTACTGTTAGGGGGCTTGTTAAGACTACGAACAGCAAATTTGACCATCTCGCTTGTACAAGCTATCTCTTCTCCCAAAATTCTGACACCGCAATAGAAGTACGACGGAATGGTCTGATTCCACTGTCCAAATCACGTGTAGGCGTGCCATTGGACTCTGAGCTGTATGTGGACATAAATCTCTTTTGTGATGGTTGTAGTTACAATGGCACTGCCACCTTTACTCCTAAAACAGAAGAAACCGATTCATGTATAGTTGATGGTCAGATCCTAGTAAAAgtcaattggaattgtgatgaaCATTCAAATGATTTCACTGATGAAGACTCGGATGAAGACTCAGATTTCACGGAAGAAGACACAAATTTCACAGATGAGTTTGAATATTATTATGCATCTGAAAATGAAAATGATAACGAGTATAATACTAAATATGAGATTTTGGAGACTGTCCCTTGA
- the LOC141668224 gene encoding eukaryotic translation initiation factor 5A-4-like isoform X2, whose amino-acid sequence MPKAKPVVYKVKVRDAITYILIKDHPCKILQITTPVANEKHLFVAIDIFSGKVFKAIFPLFGTCLVPRVTHTDYQLVDISDTDPYVTVLDDKGNIKDDLERPTDKALLSKMALM is encoded by the exons ATGCCTAAGGCCAAGCCCGTGGTATATAAAGTTAAAGTTAGAGATGCCATTACTTATATTCTCATCAAAGACCACCCCTGCAAG ATTCTACAAATTACAACTCCAGTTGCTAATGAAAAACACCTGTTCGTTGCCATCGACATCTTCAGCGGGAAAGTGTTCAAAGCTATTTTCCCCCTATTCGGCACTTGTCTT GTCCCTCGTGTCACCCATACTGACTATCAGCTTGTTGATATATCTGACACTGACCCATAT GTGACCGTGCTTGATGACAAAGGGAACATAAAGGATGATCTAGAGCGTCCAACTGACAAGGCTCTCCTTTCAAAG ATGGCATTAATGTGA